A stretch of DNA from Mucilaginibacter daejeonensis:
TTGGTCACCTCGCTTTTGGCCCGGGCCAACTCATAGGCGAACATGAACATTTGCGAATCGGGCTTGCCGAACCTGATAAAACGTTTGCCCACGATGTGCTCGATCATATTAGCCAGGGCGCCTACAGCTATGGCCACCTCGTTCATGCTGCGCGGGTAAGCGTAATCGGTATTGGCCACTATAGCCGGTATGTTACGCAGGCGCATCAGGTTCACTACTTTGTTCAGGTCATTGAACCAGTCAAAACCTTCGTCGTCCATGAATACCAGGCCGTTCACGCGGTCAATATTCTCCGGCGTAATGTCCCGCACGGCGATGGTGTTACGGCCGGCGCTCTCAATGTAGTGTGCCGAATCATCGGTGCCCAGGTAAGCCACCATGCCATCATGTACCTTCAGCTCCAGATATTCTTTGGCCAGCATGCCCGACGAAATGATGCTTTCGGGCGTGATCATGTGTAAGCCCAATCTATGGAACGAATCGGCCAGTTGTTGCGGACTGCGCGAGGCATCGTTGGTCACGATGTAGTATTCCTTTTGCATGCGGTCCAGGTACTCAAAGGTCTCGAGCATGCCTGGCACCAGTCCATTGTAATTTTTGATCACCCCGAACGAGTCGAAGAAGATGACCTTATACTGGTCGACAACGTTTTTGAACTCGGTGATGTTTAGCATGGATAGTATAGCGTTGTTATTTCAATTTTAAATGTTTGATGATCTTTTCGGCATCAAAATCACGGTCTACCGATGGCAGGTAGATGTCGTAGGCCTCCTGCTGTAGTTTTACCGCGTACTGCTCGTGGAAAAAATGCTTGCCATCCTTGATCACATAGTTGAGGATGAAGAAGCGGTAGCATTCTTTCATGAAGTGTATCTCGTTCACGGTGAGCGGGTTCAGCTTGTGATACTCTTCAAGGAAAAGCATAAAGCGGTTCTCCATCAGCGTGGTGATATAATAGCTGAACACCGTACGGTCGCCCACGTCAGATACCACCCGGCTAAAAAAGTAGAAGTCCATGATGCGGTTGCTCATCCTGAACCAGTCGTAATCCCAGCGTGAGTAAAGTTCCTGTTTATGGGTGATGGAGAAGTTGCCGATGTTCCAATCGATAAAGACCGGTATGGTCTCGAAGGTGTTGGCGGCGTATTTGGTGCGTGCCTTAAGATACAGGTCGCAGTGGTAGCGCAACAGGTCCACCTGGCTGCGGGTACCGAACTGGCTCTCGTCCTTATTCACCTGCTCCAATAAGTTGTTAATGTCGGTGCGCATCGTTTTTGACGACTTAGGCAACACCTTGCTGGCTCTTGAGCAGGCCTTGTGGAACTTGGCCGCCTGCTGCGCGAACTTACGGATATTGCTATCCTCTAAACGGCGTGGCAAACGCTCCAGTATGCGGGTAGGGTTGTAGAATACCACCCAGGCGTCCACACCATTTTGACGGTGGCGATAGATGTATACCCGGTTGTTCTTAAGCAGTGATTTGGCTAAAAAATTCTCGTACGGGTAAAGGAGGTTATTACCCAGCATCTGGATGATGCGGTGGTCCTCTTTAAAATAATCGTATTTGCCAAAGTTGGATAGCTTGGCGATAATGATGTCATCATCCTCGAAGGTGATGCGGTAAACAAAGTTGGTAGAAACGTTGGCGCTGATGTCGTCGATGCTGCGGATCACACGGGAGGCATCATAGCCTTCCCATGCTTTCCTGACGATCAGCTTGCTTAATTCGTGGTCCATAATTGGTTGGTCCTGACCCTTGGTCTAAGGTCAGATGATCTCAAAATATCTTTTTAGTTCCCAGTCAGTAACATGCTGGCTAAACTGCCGCCATTCCCAGATCCGGGTATTGGTGAAATGCTCGGTAAAGGCACTGCCAAAAAGCTCCTTGGCTATAGCCGAGTTCTTCATGGTCATGGCCGCCTCATACAGGTTGCCCGGTATGTTGCCGTTGCTTTTATGCGTGTAACCATTGCCACTGACCGGTGGTAAGGCCAAAGGCAGCTTGTGCTTGATACCATACAAGCCTGATGCCAGCGATGCCGCAAGGGCCAGGTAAGGGTTGCTGTCAGCTCCCGGTATGCGGGTCTCGAGCCGGGTATACTCGGGTGCATGATTGAGCACACGTAACGAGGTGGTGCGGTTATCGACGCCCCAGGTAATGGTGGTAGGTGCCCAGGCGCCTTCCACTAAACGCTTGTAACTGTTCACGGTAGGCGCATACATAGGGATGAGATGCGGAAGGCAATACAGCTGACCGGCCACATAATGCTTCATGAGCTCGCTCATGTTCAGCTCATCCGCCTCATCGTAAAATAGGTTGGTGGCCTTGTCGGCGCTCCATAGGCTTTGGTGGATGTGGCCGCTGCAGCCGGGCAGTTTCTCGCTCCATTTAGCCATGAAGGAGGCCATGATGCCGTACATGGAGGCGATCTCCTTTACAGAATTCTTCAGCAGCGCAGCCTTATCTGCCGCGGCCAAAACATGGTCATGAATGATGGCCGCTTCATATACACCCGGACCGGTCTCGGTATGCAATCCCTCGATCGGGATATCGAACTGGGTCAACAAGTTCACCAGGTCATAGTAATAGGAGTTCTGCTGCGATGGCCTCAGGATAGAGTAGCCGTACATGCCTTGCGTCAAAGGCTCTATGTTGGTGAACTTCTTTTGCTCTAACGAGCGCGAAGTTTCACTGAAATTGAACCACTCGAACTCCTGTGCAAATTCAGGATGGAAGCCCATGGCCTCGCACTCGGCGGCGATCTTTTTAAGCAAGGTACGCGGACAAGGCACGTTCTCATTTCCTTCGCCGCTAAAATCGGCCAGGAAGAACGGCATATCATTTTGCCAGGGTATGGTACGGAAGGTGGACAGGTCTATACGGCAGGGCTTATCCGGGTAGCCGGTATGCCATCCCGTGAAAGAGGTATTATCATACCCCTGATCCTGGCTATCCCACCCGAACACCACATCGCAAAAGCCATAGCCCTGGCTCAAGCCAGCCTCGAACTTTTTGAGGTGGATCACTTTGCCCCGTAAGATACCGTCTATATCAGCAAAGGCAAATTTAATGTGCGTATTGCCGTTCTGCTTCAATTGATCAAGTATCTGCTGTTGGTTCATGGGCAAAGGTGTTCAGTTGCGTGGTACGCAATTTAGGCAATAAGGGTTACAATAGCCAAAAAAGATGTTAAGACAGCGACAGGCCGTTGGACGGATGAAGGGGATGCATCTTAAAATAAAAGACCCTTTCATGCCGGTACATATCGGCATTGAAAGGGTCTATTCAGAGGTATTTTTGAAGCTACAAGCTTACTATACCCACTTTACTTTCTCGGCAAGTGGGGTCTTGCGTACGCCTTCTGGTTTGGCTTCGCTGTAACCTAAGTATAACAGGCCTAATACCTGGTCTTCATTACCCAGGTGCAGGAACTCTTTCATTACCGGTTTCAATGTAGCGCCACCTGTGCTCCAGAACGAAGCGATGTTCAAGGCTTGCGCACCCAGTAAGAGGTTTTGGATCGCGCATGATGCTGCGGCCACTTCCTCAACGGCTGGTATCTTAGAGGTTTCGGCGCGGTGCATGTAAGCAATGATCACGTGCGACACGTTAGCACCCATGTTTTGCAGGTTGCTGTAAGTTGCCGCATTGAAGTTACCGGCCACTTCAGCAGCTTGTTTGTAAAGTTCGGCGTGCTGCGCGCAAAATTTAGGTGCGTCCTCATACACCACAAAGCGCCAAGGCTCAGTATATGCATGAGTAGGGGCCCAGTCGGCCAGTTCAAGCAAAGCGGCCACATGGCCGTTAGGTATCTTTTGTCCGTTCATCATAGCGGGTTTGATGGTACGGCGGTTCTTGATGATGTTGGATATGATCGACAGATCTTGTTCGTTGGTCATGAGAATAATGGAGTATTGATGTGGGGCAAAAGTAGGGAATTGTAGTGAATGGTGGGTAAGTCAGTGTGAATAGTTCAAGAGGAAATATATCCTAAGGCCTTCGTCTTAATTGCCCAGCAATAACTCCTCAACAAAGTTCCTTAGATCAGGTACTTCCAGATGATAACTAATAAGCATGATCGCATAACCGGCAAGTGCCATGCCCAAAGGTGCCAATACGGTCATCGACCAAGCGTTACTTGATATCTGTTCTATTAGGCAAATCAAGAACAATGATAACACTATGCCTATCCACAACAACAGAAAACGCCGCCCCAT
This window harbors:
- a CDS encoding TIGR01459 family HAD-type hydrolase, translated to MLNITEFKNVVDQYKVIFFDSFGVIKNYNGLVPGMLETFEYLDRMQKEYYIVTNDASRSPQQLADSFHRLGLHMITPESIISSGMLAKEYLELKVHDGMVAYLGTDDSAHYIESAGRNTIAVRDITPENIDRVNGLVFMDDEGFDWFNDLNKVVNLMRLRNIPAIVANTDYAYPRSMNEVAIAVGALANMIEHIVGKRFIRFGKPDSQMFMFAYELARAKSEVTKQDILMVGDTLQTDILGGNKFGLDTVLVLSGNTLPEDAEVRINSSGIVPTYICPTAVVV
- a CDS encoding glutamine synthetase family protein, encoding MNQQQILDQLKQNGNTHIKFAFADIDGILRGKVIHLKKFEAGLSQGYGFCDVVFGWDSQDQGYDNTSFTGWHTGYPDKPCRIDLSTFRTIPWQNDMPFFLADFSGEGNENVPCPRTLLKKIAAECEAMGFHPEFAQEFEWFNFSETSRSLEQKKFTNIEPLTQGMYGYSILRPSQQNSYYYDLVNLLTQFDIPIEGLHTETGPGVYEAAIIHDHVLAAADKAALLKNSVKEIASMYGIMASFMAKWSEKLPGCSGHIHQSLWSADKATNLFYDEADELNMSELMKHYVAGQLYCLPHLIPMYAPTVNSYKRLVEGAWAPTTITWGVDNRTTSLRVLNHAPEYTRLETRIPGADSNPYLALAASLASGLYGIKHKLPLALPPVSGNGYTHKSNGNIPGNLYEAAMTMKNSAIAKELFGSAFTEHFTNTRIWEWRQFSQHVTDWELKRYFEII
- a CDS encoding nitroreductase family protein yields the protein MTNEQDLSIISNIIKNRRTIKPAMMNGQKIPNGHVAALLELADWAPTHAYTEPWRFVVYEDAPKFCAQHAELYKQAAEVAGNFNAATYSNLQNMGANVSHVIIAYMHRAETSKIPAVEEVAAASCAIQNLLLGAQALNIASFWSTGGATLKPVMKEFLHLGNEDQVLGLLYLGYSEAKPEGVRKTPLAEKVKWV